The Balneola vulgaris DSM 17893 DNA window TTTAGCTTAATTTATTAGGGCGCAAATATCTATCCCAACTATACTTTTTTTATAGCGCCATTTTTATACTTTAAGGCATGAAAATATTGCCTCTATCATGTACTATCCTAGCTCTATTGTTTTTGAGTTGTTCAACACCTCAATCTCTACCTGATCAAATTCTTGGAAACTTTGAAGACGATTATGGAATTAGATATGAAATCACGAATCATGCTTTTACTATGCAGCCCAATAGCATATATCATATCGTTGAGATAAATAATGACCAACAATTCCTGATAGCGCAAAACGACGCTAACAATAAGTACGATCCTGAATTATATACCCGCATCGATTGGGTCAACTTCGAGGATATGCAACCATTCCAATGGGGTTTTTGCATAAGTGCTTACAATGCATCCTCGCCCGACAGTATCAAGAGTGTTAAAAATATTAACCGTGAAGCTCCTAAAACAGGCTGTAACGGATATCCATTTTCTAGAATGAAACCCATACAATCATGAAGAAAACACCCCTCTTTATTGCCCTTGTATTCGCGTCAGTATTACTGATACAACCTAGCTATGCTCAAACAAGTACAGAAGTGTATCTTTTTGATATTGAGCTTATGGATGGTGAATATACACTGATGAATCCCCGGAATGTATCCGACAACGATGGCTATGATAACCAACCGTCATTCACCGCGGATGGCAAAGGTCTTCTATTTGCTTCCACTCGTGGGGACCAAACCGATATTTTATGGTACGACCTATCAACGGCCACAAAGCGTTGGCTATCCGACACTGAAGGCGGTGAGTATTCACCAGTATTGATGCCATCAGGCAAACACATCAGTGCGGTAAGATTAGATCCTGATGGCTTACAACGCCTATACCGATACCCTATCAAAGGAGGGAAACCTGAAGTAATCGTGCCCGAACTTAAAATAGGATATTATGCTTGGTATAATGCCGATGTCCTAGTTTCATTTGTATTGGGTGATCCAGCAACCCTCCAAAAAAATGACATCAGCTCTGGCATTAGCACCGTTTTATTTGAACGCCCAGGTCGATCAATCCATAAAATTCCAAATACCGACCATTTTAGTTTTATGGATCAATCGAAAGGCGATGAATGGCTAATCAAAGCCTATAACCCTTCTACTGGAAATGCTACATTGATTACTGAAACGCTCAAAGGCTCTCAAGATATGGCTTGGTTAGATAGCGATCGTATCCTTATGGGTAAAGACTCAAAGCTTTATATGTACCATACTAAAGAGTCGACGGGTTGGATGGAATTTCATGATTTAAAACAATGGGGTCTTTCAGAGATTACTCGCTTAACCGTTCACCCTACCGGAAAACACCTAGCAGTAGTGGTTTCGGGCAAATAAACGTCAACCCTGTATTACTTAAGAAAGTCTTTCAGTGCATTCTAAAATTATGTGAATGTGGTGAAAGGCTTTTCTTTTTTAAGCTAATTAGAAACGTCTTTTTACTAATTATCACTAATAAGATATTGGCAAACCCTAAGCCAATAGTATATATTGACCTGCAACTCACAATTAACTCAAACATTATAGAATGAAAAAACTACGGAAAACCTTTTTTCCTCTGTTATTGATTCTTCCTATGCTGTTTCTTTCTGCAAATGTAAATGCGCAGAGCGATCCTACAGCTGAGTCTCCAGCAACCCGAACTTATGCAATTCAAAATGCAACTATTGTACAAGCACCGGGCAATGTTATAGAAGGTGGAACAATCGTAATAGAGAATGGACTGATTAGCGCTGTCGGTAAAAATGTAAACATACCAGCATATGCTGAAATTATAGATGGAACGGATTTATTTG harbors:
- a CDS encoding TolB family protein, translated to MKKTPLFIALVFASVLLIQPSYAQTSTEVYLFDIELMDGEYTLMNPRNVSDNDGYDNQPSFTADGKGLLFASTRGDQTDILWYDLSTATKRWLSDTEGGEYSPVLMPSGKHISAVRLDPDGLQRLYRYPIKGGKPEVIVPELKIGYYAWYNADVLVSFVLGDPATLQKNDISSGISTVLFERPGRSIHKIPNTDHFSFMDQSKGDEWLIKAYNPSTGNATLITETLKGSQDMAWLDSDRILMGKDSKLYMYHTKESTGWMEFHDLKQWGLSEITRLTVHPTGKHLAVVVSGK